A single genomic interval of Arthrobacter globiformis harbors:
- a CDS encoding aconitate hydratase yields MSTVDSFGSKGKLNVAGTEYEIFRLNSVEGSENLPFSLKVLLENLLRTEDGANITADHVRALAGWDPNAQPDTEIQFTPARVIMQDFTGVPCVVDLATMREAVKELGGDPKRVNPLAPAEMVIDHSVQIDVFGNSGALERNMEIEYQRNGERYQFLRWGQTAFDDFKVVPPGTGIVHQVNIEYLARTVMTREVDGAVRAYPDTCVGTDSHTTMVNGLGVLGWGVGGIEAEAAMLGQPVSMLIPRVVGFKLTGSIPAGATATDVVLTITEQLRKHGVVGKFVEFYGEGVAAVPLANRATIGNMSPEFGSTAAMFPIDDVTIDYLRLTGRSEENVALVESYAKEQGLWHDPSREIKFSEYLELDLSTVVPSIAGPKRPQDRIELTEAKDEFRHDLKNYVTHDADAGSLDESLEESFPASDPPSFTTGATHVTDSDRTPPKYSAAHGAEGRTSSPVAVKMEDGREFDLDHGAVTIASITSCTNTSNPSVMLAAAVLARNAVNKGLTAKPWVKTSVAPGSKVVTDYYEKSGLTPYLEKLGFYIVGYGCATCIGNSGPLEAEISEAIQANDLAVSAVLSGNRNFEGRINPDVKMNYLASPPLVIAYALAGSMDFDFEADALGKDEAGNDVFLKDIWPNPVEVQEVIDSSIDKEMFAKGYEGVFEGDDRWKALDTPAGDTFAWDQKSTYVRKPPYFEGMKAQPEPVQDISGARVLLKLGDSVTTDHISPAGSFKSDTPAGQYLLANGVERKDFNSYGSRRGNHEVMIRGTFANIRIKNQLLDGVEGGFTRDFTQADGPQAYVYDAAQNYQAAGTPLVVLAGKEYGSGSSRDWAAKGTALLGVKAVVAESYERIHRSNLIGMGVLPLQFPAGESAATLGLTGTETFAVEGVTALNEGTTPKTLKVTATAEDGSTKSFDAVLRIDTPGEADYYRNGGILQYVLRQISAN; encoded by the coding sequence ATGAGCACTGTGGACAGCTTCGGTTCAAAAGGCAAACTTAATGTAGCCGGAACCGAATACGAAATTTTCCGGTTGAACTCCGTTGAAGGTTCAGAAAACCTTCCGTTCAGCCTCAAGGTATTGCTTGAAAACCTGTTGAGGACCGAGGACGGCGCGAACATCACCGCCGATCACGTCCGCGCCCTGGCAGGATGGGACCCTAATGCCCAGCCCGACACCGAAATCCAGTTCACGCCTGCCCGCGTGATCATGCAGGACTTCACTGGTGTTCCCTGCGTGGTGGACCTTGCCACCATGCGTGAGGCAGTGAAGGAGCTTGGCGGCGATCCAAAGAGGGTGAACCCGCTTGCTCCGGCCGAGATGGTCATTGACCACTCCGTTCAGATCGATGTCTTCGGTAACTCCGGCGCACTGGAGCGCAACATGGAGATCGAATACCAGCGCAATGGTGAGCGCTACCAGTTCCTGCGCTGGGGCCAGACCGCGTTCGACGACTTCAAGGTTGTCCCGCCGGGAACCGGAATCGTGCACCAGGTCAACATTGAGTACCTGGCCCGCACCGTGATGACCCGCGAAGTGGACGGCGCGGTTCGTGCCTACCCGGACACCTGCGTCGGCACCGACTCCCACACCACCATGGTCAATGGCCTGGGCGTGCTGGGCTGGGGCGTCGGCGGCATTGAGGCCGAGGCGGCAATGCTGGGCCAGCCCGTTTCCATGCTGATCCCGCGCGTCGTGGGCTTCAAGCTGACCGGTTCCATCCCTGCCGGCGCCACCGCCACCGACGTCGTCCTCACCATCACCGAGCAGCTGCGCAAGCACGGTGTTGTGGGCAAGTTTGTGGAGTTCTATGGCGAAGGCGTGGCGGCAGTGCCGCTGGCCAACCGCGCCACGATCGGCAACATGAGCCCGGAGTTCGGCTCCACGGCCGCCATGTTCCCGATCGACGACGTCACCATCGACTACCTGCGCCTCACCGGCCGCTCCGAGGAAAACGTCGCCCTGGTTGAGTCCTACGCGAAGGAACAGGGCCTCTGGCACGATCCTTCCCGTGAGATCAAGTTCTCCGAGTACCTCGAATTGGACCTCTCCACCGTGGTTCCGTCAATCGCCGGCCCGAAGCGTCCCCAGGACCGTATCGAACTGACCGAGGCCAAGGACGAGTTCCGCCACGACCTGAAGAACTACGTCACCCACGACGCCGATGCCGGCTCCCTGGACGAGTCGCTGGAGGAAAGCTTCCCGGCTTCCGACCCGCCCTCGTTCACCACCGGTGCCACCCACGTGACCGACAGTGACCGCACTCCGCCGAAGTACTCCGCCGCTCACGGCGCCGAAGGCCGCACCTCCAGCCCCGTCGCCGTGAAGATGGAAGACGGCCGCGAGTTCGACCTGGACCACGGAGCGGTGACCATCGCGTCGATCACCTCGTGCACCAACACGTCCAACCCCTCGGTCATGCTTGCCGCCGCCGTGCTGGCACGCAACGCCGTGAACAAGGGCCTCACCGCCAAGCCGTGGGTCAAGACCTCTGTCGCCCCGGGCTCCAAGGTGGTCACGGACTACTACGAGAAGTCGGGCCTCACTCCGTACCTGGAGAAGCTGGGCTTCTACATCGTGGGCTACGGCTGCGCCACCTGCATCGGTAACTCCGGCCCGCTGGAAGCCGAGATCTCCGAGGCCATCCAGGCCAACGACCTCGCCGTCAGCGCTGTGCTCTCGGGGAACCGCAACTTCGAAGGCCGCATCAACCCGGACGTCAAGATGAACTACCTGGCCTCCCCGCCGCTGGTCATCGCCTACGCCCTGGCAGGTTCCATGGACTTCGACTTCGAAGCCGACGCCCTGGGCAAGGACGAAGCAGGCAACGACGTCTTCCTCAAGGACATCTGGCCCAACCCGGTCGAGGTCCAGGAAGTCATCGACTCCTCCATCGACAAGGAGATGTTCGCCAAGGGTTATGAGGGCGTCTTCGAGGGCGACGACCGCTGGAAGGCGCTCGACACCCCGGCCGGCGACACCTTCGCCTGGGATCAGAAGTCCACGTACGTCCGGAAGCCCCCGTACTTCGAGGGCATGAAGGCCCAGCCGGAGCCCGTCCAGGACATCTCCGGTGCCCGCGTGCTGCTCAAGCTCGGCGACTCCGTCACCACGGACCACATCTCCCCGGCTGGTTCGTTCAAGTCCGACACCCCGGCCGGGCAGTACCTGCTGGCCAACGGTGTGGAGCGCAAGGACTTCAACTCCTACGGCTCGCGCCGTGGCAACCACGAGGTCATGATCCGCGGCACGTTCGCGAACATCCGCATCAAGAACCAGCTCCTGGACGGAGTGGAGGGCGGCTTCACCCGCGACTTCACCCAGGCTGACGGCCCGCAGGCCTACGTCTACGACGCCGCGCAGAACTACCAGGCAGCCGGCACCCCGCTGGTGGTCCTGGCCGGCAAGGAGTACGGCTCCGGTTCGTCCCGTGACTGGGCAGCCAAGGGCACGGCACTGCTGGGCGTCAAGGCCGTCGTCGCCGAGAGCTACGAGCGGATCCACCGCTCCAACCTCATCGGCATGGGCGTCCTGCCGCTGCAGTTCCCGGCCGGCGAGTCCGCTGCCACGCTGGGCCTTACGGGCACGGAAACCTTCGCTGTGGAGGGCGTTACCGCCCTGAACGAAGGCACCACGCCCAAGACCCTCAAGGTCACCGCCACCGCCGAGGACGGCTCCACCAAGTCCTTCGACGCAGTGCTCCGCATCGACACCCCGGGTGAAGCGGACTACTACCGCAACGGCGGCATCCTGCAGTACGTTCTGCGCCAGATCTCCGCTAACTAG
- a CDS encoding potassium channel family protein, with the protein MKVVIVGAGSVGSSIARELLAHKHEILLIDLKPEVIGRSGLRGAHWLVGDACELSTLQDAKLEDADVVVSATGDDKVNLVVSLLAKTEFGIGRTVGRVNNPKNDWMFNDSWGVDVAVNTPQLMTALVEEAVEIGDLVRLLTLQTGVSSIVEFTVPHDSHAIGLTVGDIDWPEDSTLVAILRDQAPITPSRDDVIDGGDELFFVTTIAAENQLRELLSPGSSEGHGPTEGDASNEGHGSGEGFSSGEGQASGEGQTTGASPQAGATAAVAPATADQLDDDGFDG; encoded by the coding sequence GTGAAAGTCGTCATCGTCGGGGCCGGAAGCGTCGGCTCCTCGATTGCCCGTGAGCTGCTTGCCCACAAGCACGAGATCCTGCTGATCGACCTGAAGCCTGAGGTGATTGGGCGCAGCGGCCTGCGCGGGGCGCATTGGCTGGTGGGCGACGCCTGCGAGCTGAGCACCCTGCAGGACGCGAAGCTCGAGGACGCGGACGTGGTGGTTTCTGCCACAGGCGATGACAAGGTGAACCTCGTCGTCTCGCTGCTGGCCAAGACCGAGTTCGGCATCGGACGCACCGTGGGACGCGTGAACAACCCGAAGAACGACTGGATGTTCAATGACTCCTGGGGCGTGGACGTTGCCGTGAACACGCCCCAGCTCATGACGGCGCTGGTGGAGGAAGCCGTGGAGATCGGCGACCTGGTCCGGCTGCTGACCCTGCAGACAGGTGTTTCGTCCATCGTCGAGTTCACGGTGCCGCATGACTCCCACGCCATCGGGCTGACGGTGGGCGACATCGACTGGCCGGAGGACTCCACGCTGGTGGCCATCCTGCGGGACCAGGCACCGATCACACCCAGCCGGGACGATGTCATTGACGGCGGCGACGAGCTGTTTTTCGTCACCACCATCGCGGCCGAAAACCAGCTGCGCGAGCTCCTGTCACCCGGCTCCAGCGAAGGACACGGCCCCACCGAAGGGGACGCGTCCAATGAGGGGCACGGTTCAGGCGAGGGATTCAGTTCAGGCGAAGGACAAGCGTCCGGCGAGGGACAGACCACCGGCGCTTCACCGCAGGCCGGCGCGACCGCAGCAGTGGCGCCGGCAACTGCAGATCAGCTGGACGACGACGGCTTCGACGGCTGA
- a CDS encoding potassium channel family protein, with translation MAHFVIMGCGRVGATLAHTLEDAGHSVAIIDQDDRAFRRLRSGFTGRKVTGVGFDRDTLTQAGVADAYAFAAVSSGDNSNILATRVARETFHVPHVVARIYDPGRAEIYQRLGIPTVAAVRWSADQVLRRILPEQHLAGDFRDPSGRLVLAELDLHPEWVGHPVSSIEKVAEVRVAYLTRFGEGILPAAGTSYQDGDTVHAMLRADRTAEVAHILAKAPAKES, from the coding sequence GTGGCGCACTTCGTGATCATGGGTTGTGGACGCGTCGGGGCCACCTTGGCGCACACGCTCGAGGACGCCGGCCATTCGGTGGCCATCATCGACCAGGACGACCGCGCCTTCCGCCGCCTCCGCTCGGGCTTCACCGGCCGGAAAGTCACCGGCGTCGGCTTTGACCGCGACACCCTGACGCAGGCGGGCGTTGCAGACGCCTATGCCTTCGCGGCAGTCTCCAGCGGCGACAACTCCAATATCCTGGCGACCAGGGTGGCACGCGAGACCTTCCACGTGCCGCACGTCGTGGCCCGCATCTACGATCCCGGCCGCGCCGAAATTTACCAGCGGCTGGGCATCCCCACGGTGGCCGCGGTGCGCTGGAGCGCCGACCAGGTCCTGCGCCGCATCCTTCCGGAACAGCACCTCGCCGGCGACTTCCGCGACCCGTCCGGCCGCCTCGTGCTGGCCGAACTCGACCTCCACCCGGAATGGGTAGGCCATCCGGTCTCCTCCATTGAAAAGGTGGCCGAAGTCCGGGTCGCCTACCTGACCAGGTTCGGCGAAGGGATACTGCCCGCCGCGGGTACCTCCTACCAGGACGGCGATACCGTGCACGCCATGCTGCGGGCGGACCGCACGGCCGAAGTCGCCCACATCCTCGCCAAAGCACCCGCCAAGGAGTCCTAA
- the dut gene encoding dUTP diphosphatase produces MTDESTAMTSLAQQAPTAAAAQPPRAEFGAPTVQVQLKMLDDGLEAPSYAHPGDAGADLRAREDVVLEPGERRLVPTGVSIALPDGFVALIHPRSGLATKHGLTVVNAPGTVDAGYRGEIAVTLLNTDRDQAIELRRGDRIAQMVIQRVEHAQFVAVGELNDSVRGAGGFGSTGGFAVPGT; encoded by the coding sequence GTGACTGACGAATCAACTGCCATGACATCCTTGGCGCAGCAAGCCCCCACGGCCGCCGCTGCGCAGCCGCCCAGGGCGGAATTCGGAGCCCCCACGGTGCAGGTGCAGCTGAAAATGCTCGACGACGGCCTGGAAGCGCCGTCGTACGCCCATCCCGGTGACGCCGGGGCGGATCTGCGGGCCCGCGAGGACGTTGTGCTCGAGCCGGGCGAGCGGCGCCTCGTCCCCACCGGTGTATCCATCGCCCTGCCTGATGGCTTTGTAGCCCTCATCCACCCCCGCTCGGGCCTCGCCACCAAGCACGGGCTTACCGTCGTTAATGCACCTGGGACTGTCGACGCCGGGTACCGCGGAGAGATCGCGGTGACGCTGCTCAACACTGACCGGGACCAAGCCATAGAACTGCGGCGCGGCGATAGAATTGCACAGATGGTGATCCAGCGCGTGGAGCACGCGCAGTTCGTCGCCGTGGGGGAGCTGAACGACTCTGTCCGCGGTGCCGGCGGGTTCGGCTCCACGGGCGGGTTTGCCGTTCCGGGCACGTAG
- a CDS encoding DUF4193 domain-containing protein has protein sequence MATDYDAPRKSEEDLSEDSIEELKARRVEKPTAVVEEDESDLAEGYELPGADLSGEELMVRVMPAQADEFTCASCFLVRHRSQIALEKNGLLYCRDCEG, from the coding sequence ATGGCGACTGATTACGATGCGCCGCGGAAGTCCGAAGAGGACCTCAGCGAGGACTCGATTGAGGAGCTGAAGGCCCGCCGTGTCGAAAAACCGACGGCGGTGGTGGAGGAGGACGAGTCCGACCTCGCCGAAGGCTACGAGCTTCCCGGAGCCGACCTGTCCGGCGAGGAGCTGATGGTCCGCGTAATGCCCGCCCAGGCCGACGAATTCACTTGTGCCTCGTGCTTCCTGGTCCGGCACCGCTCCCAGATCGCCCTCGAAAAGAACGGGCTGCTGTACTGTCGCGACTGTGAAGGCTAG
- a CDS encoding DUF3093 domain-containing protein, which produces MPESSAAVPSRNPSSPDETVLFSEKLWPGAWIWVVALGIASAGILVFAPISMAAGFTAAAVLFAIEAVLLILSTPSVSVTTRTVQVGRASIERSLIGGAAAHRGKEATAERGTRLNGLAYMCIRGWIDPVVRIEITDPSDPTPYWLTSSRRPEELVAAINGK; this is translated from the coding sequence ATGCCCGAATCAAGCGCCGCCGTCCCTTCCCGCAACCCGTCCTCACCGGACGAAACCGTCCTTTTCTCCGAGAAGCTGTGGCCCGGCGCCTGGATTTGGGTTGTCGCCCTGGGTATCGCATCAGCGGGCATCCTGGTCTTCGCCCCCATCAGTATGGCGGCCGGCTTCACGGCAGCCGCTGTTCTGTTCGCCATCGAAGCCGTACTGCTGATCCTGTCCACGCCGTCAGTGTCGGTGACCACGCGCACCGTTCAGGTGGGCCGGGCCAGCATCGAACGCAGCCTGATCGGCGGGGCTGCGGCGCACCGCGGCAAAGAGGCGACGGCGGAGCGCGGCACGCGCCTGAACGGCCTCGCCTACATGTGCATCCGGGGGTGGATTGACCCGGTGGTCAGGATCGAGATCACCGACCCGTCGGACCCCACGCCGTACTGGCTGACGTCCTCCCGCCGCCCGGAGGAACTCGTGGCCGCCATCAACGGGAAGTAA
- a CDS encoding DUF3159 domain-containing protein, protein MTLPENPDSGAGREEPKPAPETPGFAGLAEDYASKAGLHRTHDGRIDVLKSAGGYQGIAESILPGLVFLVAFTATSALTPSLIAALGTAAVFTVVRLVQRRPLTQALAGVVGVGISAWLANTTGKAEDFYLPGFLTNAAYIVAMVISIAVRWPIAGLLFGFIRNEGLDWRKDPARVRAYRLGTWIIVGVLLLRLLVQVPLYLMGPDGLAALATTRLIMGAPLYILGVWLAWLITRPAATPDGQPSKPSSSS, encoded by the coding sequence ATGACTTTGCCTGAGAACCCCGATTCCGGGGCGGGCCGCGAGGAACCCAAGCCCGCCCCCGAGACCCCGGGTTTTGCGGGGCTGGCCGAGGACTACGCGTCCAAGGCAGGGCTGCACCGTACCCACGACGGCCGCATCGACGTGCTCAAGAGCGCCGGCGGGTACCAGGGAATCGCCGAGAGCATCCTGCCCGGCCTGGTCTTCCTGGTCGCCTTCACCGCCACCAGTGCCCTGACGCCGTCGCTCATTGCTGCCCTGGGCACCGCCGCCGTCTTCACCGTGGTCCGGCTCGTGCAGCGCCGTCCGCTGACCCAGGCACTGGCCGGCGTCGTCGGTGTGGGCATCTCCGCATGGCTCGCCAACACCACCGGCAAGGCCGAAGACTTTTATCTTCCGGGATTCCTGACCAACGCGGCCTACATCGTGGCGATGGTCATCTCCATCGCCGTCCGCTGGCCGATCGCGGGCCTGCTGTTCGGGTTCATCCGGAACGAGGGCCTGGACTGGCGTAAGGACCCGGCCCGGGTGCGCGCCTACCGGCTGGGCACATGGATCATTGTCGGCGTGCTGCTGCTGCGCCTGCTGGTGCAGGTTCCCCTATACCTGATGGGTCCGGACGGGCTGGCGGCACTGGCCACCACCAGGCTCATCATGGGAGCGCCGCTGTACATCCTTGGTGTGTGGCTCGCCTGGCTCATCACCCGGCCCGCGGCAACGCCTGACGGTCAGCCGTCGAAGCCGTCGTCGTCCAGCTGA
- a CDS encoding APC family permease — MLTILNAVKRVLVGRPFRNDRMAHTLLPKRIALPIFASDALSSVAYAPDEILLTLALAGVSAVAFSPLVGLAVMVVLLTVVASYRQNVHAYPSGGGDYEIANENLGKYAGLTVASALLVDYVLTVAVSMSSAAAYLTTAIPSLHGQQAMIATIGVVLLALVNLRGIKEAGSVFAVPTYIFMASILGMTAVGIFQAVTGQLGQAPSAAFTIVPSPDFDEGLVGLAGAFLLLRAFSSGAAALTGVEAISNGVPNFQKPKSKNAASTLLLLGIIASAMLAGIIYLANATKVHIVLDPATEFLLNGEPLPEGYIQNPAISQIAQTIFGAGSIPFYIVVAATGVILVFASNTAFNGFPVLGSILAQDGYLPRQLRTRGDRLAFSNGVLALAAGALVLILSFNADVTKLIQLYIVGVFISFTASQLGMVRHWGRELKLARDKAVRRRMVKSRTINMIGFGMTALVLVIVLITKFEQGAWIALLAMFVLFLIMWSIRAHYDNVAKELAVDEDSSPRALPTRVHAVLLVSHVRKPVLRALAYARASRPSRLDAITVDINAEETAHTLADWEKLEIPVPLTILASPYRETVTPIMDYIKNMRRDSPRDLIVVYIPEYVVGKWWEQLVHNQTALRIKTRLHFEPGVMVASVPWQLKSSEEAKRLQDIQ; from the coding sequence GTGCTGACAATTCTGAATGCCGTGAAGCGCGTGCTGGTGGGGAGGCCCTTCCGGAACGACAGGATGGCCCACACGCTCCTGCCGAAGAGGATCGCGCTGCCCATCTTCGCCTCGGATGCACTGTCCTCCGTTGCCTACGCCCCCGATGAGATTCTCCTCACGCTGGCTTTGGCCGGCGTGAGCGCCGTGGCATTCTCCCCGCTCGTGGGCCTCGCTGTCATGGTGGTCCTGCTGACCGTTGTGGCGTCCTACCGCCAGAACGTCCACGCGTACCCCTCAGGCGGAGGCGACTATGAAATCGCCAACGAGAACCTGGGCAAGTACGCCGGACTGACCGTGGCGTCGGCGCTGCTCGTGGACTACGTGCTCACCGTTGCCGTGTCCATGTCATCCGCGGCCGCCTACCTCACCACCGCAATCCCGTCGCTCCATGGCCAGCAGGCAATGATCGCCACTATCGGCGTGGTGCTCCTGGCGCTCGTCAACCTGCGCGGCATCAAGGAAGCAGGCAGCGTTTTCGCGGTGCCGACGTACATCTTCATGGCCTCCATCCTGGGCATGACCGCCGTCGGCATCTTCCAGGCCGTGACCGGCCAGCTGGGCCAGGCGCCGTCGGCCGCGTTCACGATTGTCCCCTCACCCGATTTCGACGAGGGCCTTGTTGGACTCGCGGGCGCATTCCTGCTGCTGCGGGCATTCTCATCGGGTGCCGCCGCCCTGACAGGTGTGGAAGCCATCAGCAACGGCGTACCCAACTTCCAGAAGCCCAAGAGCAAGAACGCGGCCAGCACGCTGCTGCTGCTCGGGATCATCGCCTCAGCCATGCTGGCAGGCATTATCTACCTGGCCAACGCCACCAAAGTGCACATCGTGCTGGATCCGGCGACGGAGTTCCTGCTCAACGGGGAGCCGTTGCCTGAGGGCTACATCCAGAACCCGGCCATCAGCCAGATCGCGCAGACCATCTTCGGTGCCGGCTCCATTCCTTTCTACATCGTGGTCGCGGCCACGGGCGTCATCCTCGTCTTTGCCTCCAACACGGCCTTCAACGGTTTCCCCGTCCTGGGCTCCATCCTCGCCCAGGACGGGTACCTGCCCCGGCAGCTGCGCACCCGCGGCGACAGGCTTGCCTTCAGCAACGGTGTGCTTGCCCTGGCGGCCGGCGCCCTGGTGCTGATCCTGTCGTTCAACGCGGATGTCACCAAGCTCATCCAGCTGTACATCGTCGGCGTTTTCATTTCATTTACGGCAAGCCAGCTGGGCATGGTCCGGCACTGGGGCCGCGAGCTGAAGCTGGCCAGGGACAAGGCCGTCCGGCGCCGGATGGTCAAGTCGCGAACCATCAACATGATCGGCTTCGGCATGACCGCGCTGGTGCTGGTGATCGTGCTCATCACCAAGTTCGAACAGGGTGCCTGGATTGCCCTGCTTGCCATGTTCGTGTTGTTTCTCATCATGTGGAGCATCCGCGCGCACTACGACAACGTGGCCAAGGAGCTGGCGGTCGACGAGGATTCGTCGCCGCGCGCCCTGCCCACCCGCGTGCACGCCGTACTGCTGGTGTCCCATGTCCGCAAGCCCGTGCTCCGGGCGCTGGCCTATGCGCGCGCTTCCCGGCCGTCGCGGCTGGACGCCATCACGGTGGACATTAACGCCGAGGAAACAGCGCACACCCTTGCCGACTGGGAGAAACTGGAGATCCCGGTTCCGCTGACCATCCTCGCCAGCCCCTACCGCGAGACGGTCACGCCGATCATGGACTACATCAAGAACATGCGCCGGGACTCGCCCCGGGACCTGATCGTGGTCTATATCCCCGAGTACGTGGTGGGCAAATGGTGGGAGCAGCTGGTGCACAACCAGACAGCCCTCCGCATCAAGACCCGGCTCCACTTCGAGCCCGGCGTCATGGTTGCCAGCGTCCCCTGGCAGCTCAAATCATCCGAAGAAGCCAAGAGACTGCAGGACATTCAATGA
- a CDS encoding DUF3710 domain-containing protein, with translation MVFGRGKKAKKQESAEREDFQEDVAPEPAENAADNRRANGPFDVSEVSSRDGYVDLGALLIAPRDGLQLRLEVEEATQRVVAVTMDLEGSSLQLQAFAAPRSEGLWDEIREQLGQSVGGQGGQVEEIPGEYGVELVAKLPAGAPDGSQGYRAARFVGVDGPRWFLRGVFGGEAALDREAAAGLEDLFRKIVVIRGENPMPPRDLLQLRLPKDAAGPVAPSEPDLEQPERGPEITQIG, from the coding sequence ATGGTTTTTGGGCGGGGCAAGAAAGCCAAGAAGCAGGAATCGGCAGAACGGGAGGACTTCCAGGAGGATGTCGCCCCGGAACCGGCCGAGAACGCCGCGGACAACCGCAGGGCCAACGGCCCCTTCGACGTCTCCGAGGTCAGCAGCCGCGACGGCTATGTGGACCTCGGCGCCCTGCTCATTGCCCCGCGCGACGGACTCCAGCTCCGGCTTGAAGTTGAGGAAGCAACCCAGCGCGTCGTCGCCGTGACCATGGACCTTGAGGGGTCGAGCCTGCAGCTGCAGGCATTTGCCGCGCCCCGCTCCGAAGGGCTCTGGGACGAGATCCGGGAGCAGCTCGGGCAGTCTGTCGGTGGCCAGGGCGGCCAGGTTGAGGAGATCCCGGGAGAGTACGGCGTCGAACTCGTGGCCAAGCTGCCGGCGGGCGCCCCGGACGGCAGCCAAGGTTACCGCGCCGCCCGCTTCGTCGGCGTCGACGGCCCCCGCTGGTTCCTTCGCGGCGTTTTCGGTGGCGAGGCCGCGCTGGACCGTGAAGCGGCCGCCGGACTCGAGGACCTGTTCCGGAAAATCGTCGTCATCAGGGGCGAGAACCCCATGCCGCCCCGCGACCTGTTGCAGCTCCGCCTGCCCAAGGACGCCGCGGGACCCGTGGCCCCCAGCGAGCCGGACCTCGAGCAGCCCGAGCGCGGGCCGGAGATCACCCAGATTGGTTGA
- a CDS encoding class I SAM-dependent RNA methyltransferase produces MSPDTQTTSTGLELVVDVGPVAHGGHCVARHEGRVVFVRHGIPGERVRVRLTDAEEKAKFWRADVVEVLDASPDRVPHFWRSADSAGSWAHGRPPVGGAELGHVSLQRQRSLKSEVLAEQLRRLAAVELSPDVEAVGQAAKAGGARLADGAGQTDGAGKADDGGAGLAWRTRASFGVTKSGRLGMHAHRSDQVIPVQEMPLAVEGINALRLWDVDLQGIERVEVAAPANGSRPLVLLAPAPGTRAKRLNSILAQLPADVSVASYDPLKNETLQLRGRTWVQESAAGHDYRVTGAGFWQIHRDAPETLVGAVTGVLHEGGFLEPGAAVADLYAGAGLFTAPLADAVGETGSVLSVEGAPGTSRDARKNLHGSPQVEIVQGKVERVLHQRPRQFDALILDPPRAGAGKAVVSQLIASSPRAIAYVSCDPSSFARDIGYFQEGGWQLAGLRAFDLYPHTHHLETVALLTPRG; encoded by the coding sequence ATGAGCCCGGACACCCAGACCACCTCCACCGGACTCGAACTCGTGGTCGACGTCGGCCCCGTCGCCCACGGCGGACACTGCGTTGCCCGCCATGAGGGCCGCGTCGTCTTCGTCCGCCACGGCATCCCGGGGGAGCGGGTGCGGGTCCGGCTCACCGACGCCGAAGAGAAGGCCAAGTTCTGGCGCGCAGACGTCGTGGAAGTCCTCGATGCTTCGCCGGACCGGGTGCCGCACTTCTGGCGGAGCGCCGATTCCGCCGGCTCCTGGGCGCACGGGCGACCGCCGGTCGGCGGCGCCGAACTCGGCCACGTGTCGCTGCAGCGCCAGCGGAGCCTCAAATCGGAGGTGCTGGCCGAACAGCTCCGGCGGCTGGCCGCCGTCGAACTCTCCCCGGACGTGGAAGCGGTCGGACAAGCCGCAAAAGCCGGCGGCGCCCGATTAGCGGATGGTGCCGGACAAACGGACGGTGCCGGAAAAGCGGACGACGGCGGGGCCGGCCTTGCGTGGCGCACGCGCGCCAGCTTTGGCGTCACCAAGAGCGGCCGGCTCGGCATGCATGCCCACCGCTCCGACCAGGTGATTCCCGTACAGGAAATGCCGCTGGCGGTGGAGGGCATCAACGCCCTGCGACTGTGGGATGTGGACCTTCAGGGCATCGAACGGGTGGAGGTGGCCGCGCCCGCCAATGGCTCGCGGCCGCTCGTGCTGCTCGCCCCCGCCCCCGGGACCCGCGCCAAACGGCTGAACTCCATCCTGGCTCAGCTTCCCGCGGACGTGTCCGTGGCCAGCTACGATCCGCTCAAAAATGAGACCCTGCAGCTCCGCGGCCGGACCTGGGTGCAGGAATCCGCGGCCGGCCATGACTACCGGGTCACTGGTGCGGGGTTCTGGCAGATCCATCGCGACGCGCCGGAAACCCTGGTGGGTGCCGTCACCGGAGTCCTGCACGAGGGCGGGTTCCTGGAACCCGGCGCCGCGGTGGCGGACCTCTACGCCGGTGCAGGCCTGTTCACGGCCCCGCTGGCCGACGCGGTGGGGGAGACCGGGTCCGTCCTGTCGGTGGAGGGGGCCCCGGGCACCAGCCGGGACGCCCGGAAAAACCTGCACGGTTCACCGCAGGTGGAGATCGTGCAGGGCAAGGTGGAGCGGGTGCTCCACCAGCGGCCCCGCCAGTTCGACGCCCTCATTCTTGACCCGCCGCGCGCCGGTGCGGGCAAGGCCGTGGTCAGCCAGCTGATTGCCTCAAGCCCCCGCGCCATTGCCTATGTGTCCTGCGACCCGTCGTCGTTCGCACGAGACATTGGTTACTTCCAGGAGGGCGGCTGGCAGCTGGCCGGGTTGCGGGCCTTCGACCTGTACCCGCACACGCACCACCTGGAGACAGTCGCGCTGCTGACTCCCCGCGGCTGA